The proteins below come from a single Mytilus edulis chromosome 5, xbMytEdul2.2, whole genome shotgun sequence genomic window:
- the LOC139523250 gene encoding oocyte zinc finger protein XlCOF6-like → MSSIEIRFNGGNESQKIFIPSSTGKKRIHLVFTKSTTEPPRNDKTIDKIETLIIGEKIWYSCKVCDARFTLLHSARNHVRMQHVVTKKFLCSLCGKGCITMKEYEKHMMVHAARPYQCEMCRRRFDTEEKLKIHFEGQHANRPRNFQCGNCHKLFLTMQHLKEHILIHSDEKNFTCEICYKSFFRETSYKLHKKTHLVGPFPCKICKKEFKYEKTLHTHIKFKHIDKTIIPDTTENMSELGDENTSEKLKGNTYTATVENVTDVTDLVLITEEKNDEERRNEIDATDESKTKDDMIDENSKGESDELETQIVKVKEEKEEVLFRTRQTNFPCEECGRVFNRKDNLKNHMRLHSGAKPFVCTICNKSFRQAAHLYRHTKSHTGERNEVCTICGKAFFRSEHLRKHQLQHLPPDQKPSNFCELCGKNVINMRRHVKRIHEEGKSFFCSECKQKFRYEECYKNHIVHGQHVKESYMRRTCPICQNVFCKPAGVRRHLRNVHGQDGTLKPYTCSVCQKGFEDQQAFQKHVVKGHGLLGQVKRAMKPPKRPTPDESESESSTENDSSDEEVIEEQMVVEEAVTDTFDVLEYI, encoded by the coding sequence ATGAGCAGTATAGAGATAAGGTTTAATGGAGGAAATGAAAGCCAGAAGATATTCATACCATCAAGTACTGGCAAGAAACGAATACATTTGGTGTTTACAAAATCTACCACTGAACCACCTAGAAATGATAAAACAATAGACAAGATCGAGACTTTAATTATTGGGGAAAAGATATGGTATAGTTGTAAAGTATGTGATGCAAGATTTACACTTCTACACTCCGCTCGTAATCATGTCCGAATGCAGCATGTTGTGACAAAGAAGTTTCTGTGTAGTTTATGTGGTAAAGGTTGTATAACTATGAAAGAGTATGAGAAACATATGATGGTACATGCAGCAAGGCCTTATCAATGTGAAATGTGTAGACGGAGGTTTGATACggaagaaaaattgaaaattcacTTTGAAGGTCAACATGCTAATAGGCCTCGTAATTTTCAGTGTGGGAATTGTCATAAACTATTTTTAACCATGCAACATCTTAAAGAGCACATTTTGATTCATTCTGATGAAAAGAATTTTACATGCGAGATCTGTTACAAGAGCTTTTTTCGGGAGACATCCTATAAACTTCATAAGAAAACTCACCTTGTTGGACCTTTCCCATGTAAGATTTGTAAAAAAgagttcaaatatgaaaaaactttacatacacatataaaatttaaacacattgACAAGACTATTATACCAGATACAACTGAAAATATGTCAGAGTTGGGGGACGAGAATACTTCAGAAAAATTGAAAGGAAATACCTATACGGCAACTGTAGAAAATGTCACAGATGTGACAGATTTGGTTCTTATTACTGAAGAGAAAAATGATGAAGAAAGAAGGAATGAAATTGATGCAACAgatgaaagtaaaacaaaagatgaTATGATTGACGAAAATTCAAAGGGAGAATCTGATGAGTTAGAAACACAGATAGTAAAAGTCAAAGAGGAGAAAGAAGAAGTGTTGTTTCGTACCAGACAAACAAACTTCCCATGTGAGGAATGTGGGAGGGTTTTCAATAGGAAGGACAACCTGAAAAACCACATGCGTTTACATTCAGGTGCAAAGCCATTTGTATGTACCATTTGCAACAAGAGCTTCCGTCAAGCTGCACATCTTTATCGTCATACCAAATCCCATACTGGGGAGAGAAATGAAGTCTGCACAATCTGTGGTAAGGCATTCTTTCGTTCTGAACATCTACGTAAACATCAATTGCAACATCTGCCTCCAGATCAAAAACCTTCCAACTTCTGTGAACTTTGTGGAAAAAATGTCATTAATATGAGGAGACATGTTAAAAGGATCCACGAAGAAGGAAAATCATTCTTTTGCTCtgaatgtaaacaaaaatttagATACGAGGAATGCTACAAAAACCATATAGTACATGGTCAACATGTAAAAGAAAGCTATATGAGAAGAACTTGCCCTATCTGTCAAAATGTCTTCTGCAAGCCAGCAGGTGTCAGACGACACTTGAGAAATGTCCATGGACAGGATGGAACACTCAAACCATATACCTGTTCTGTTTGTCAAAAAGGCTTTGAGGATCAGCAGGCATTCCAAAAACATGTTGTCAAAGGTCATGGATTACTTGGACAAGTTAAAAGAGCGATGAAGCCTCCAAAGAGACCAACACCTGATGAAAGTGAAAGCGAAAGTAGTACAGAGAATGACAGTTCAGACGAGGAAGTAATTGAAGAACAAATGGTTGTTGAAGAAGCTGTTACTGATACTTTTGATGTATTAGAATATATATAG
- the LOC139523251 gene encoding thymidine kinase 2, mitochondrial-like: protein MSAMCIENVLLKRCLFRSLCTFGRKASRLVNREDNRKSISKRIMSALPKKNGHHQKFTICVEGNIASGKTSFLEYFKDTHDVEVIEEPVNKWRNVQGGNILAKMYEDPTRWSLTLQTYVQLTMLQNHVKSQEKTIKLMERSIYSAKYCFVENLHNSGKMPDLEFAVLSEWFDWILDFHKCPLDLIVYLQTTPEIVYDRIKKRQRKEEQTIPIEYLQTLHNLHEDWLIHQRKFPVPCKVLTLDANYELDYMHKVFEENRKKIMCDSG from the exons ATGTCAGCTATGTGCATTGAAAATGTTTTGCTCAAAAGGTGTCTATTCCGTAGTTTATGTACATTTGGTAGGAAGGCTTCAAGACTAGTAAACAGAGAAGATAACAGAAAGAGCATTTCTAAAC GTATTATGTCCGCGTTGCCAAAGAAAAATGGACACCATCAAAAGTTCACA atatgtGTAGAAGGGAACATTGCCAGTGGTAAAACATCATTTTTAGAATACTTTAAAGACACACATGATGTTGAG GTGATAGAAGAACCTGTAAACAAATGGAGGAATGTTCAAGGAGGGAATATTTTa GCCAAGATGTATGAAGATCCAACAAGATGGTCATTAACACTCCAGACATATGTACAGTTGACAATGTTACAGAATCATGTCAAATCACAG gaaaaaacaattaaattgatGGAAAGGTCAATATATAGTGCAAAGTATTGTTTTGTCGAGAACTTGCATAACAG CGGTAAAATGCCTGATTTAGAGTTTGCAGTTTTAAGTGAATGGTTTGATTGGATTTTAGATTTTCACAAGTGTCCATTAGATCTGATTGTATACCTACAGACAACTCCAGAAATAGTTTATGACAGAATTAAGAAACGACAAAGAAAAGAAGAACAAACAATCCCAATA gaATACTTACAAACGTTACATAATCTACATGAAGATTGGTTAATACATCAGAGAAAATTTCCAGTTCCGTGTAAAGTACTA ACATTAGATGCTAATTATGAATTGGACTACATGCACAAAGTATTTgaagaaaatagaaagaaaattatGTGTGACAGTGGATGA
- the LOC139523252 gene encoding dehydrogenase/reductase SDR family member 4-like, which yields MFSRLSRQIAVRMSTTAARAQKLKGKVAIVTASTEGIGFAIARRLGEDGAKVVVSSRKQKNVDKAVDVLKKENLDVCGIVCHVGKKDDRTKLIQKTIDEYGGIDILVSNAAANPTMGPLINCSEDAWDKLFDTNVKATFMLCKEIVPHIEKRGGGSIVIVSSIAGYVSSDAIPAYAVTKTALLGLVKGLVGSLAPKNIRVNGIAPGLIDTKFSAALTGNPEMLKMALPAIPLHRPGIPVECSGIVSFLSSEDASYITGENIVISGGMPSRL from the exons ATGTTTAGCAGGTTATCTAGACAAATTGCAGTAAGGATGTCAACCACAGCAGCCAGAGCACAGAAACTAAAGGGGAAAGTGGCCATAGTCACAGCATCCACAGAAGG AATTGGTTTTGCCATAGCCAGACGTCTTGGAGAAGATGGTGCAAAGGTTGTTGTCAGTAGCAGAAAACAAAAGAATGTTGACAAGGCTGTTGAtgtattgaaaaaagaaaatctgGATGTCTGTGGAATTGTTTGTCATGTTGGCAAGAAAGATGATCGAACAAAACTTATACAAAAG ACGATAGATGAATATGGCGGAATTGATATTTTAGTTTCTAACGCAGCAGCCAATCCAACAATGGGTCCTTTAATTAAT TGTTCAGAAGATGCCTGGGATAAG ctCTTTGATACAAATGTGAAAGCCACATTTATGCTGTGTAAAGAAATTGTACCACACATAGAGAAAAGAGG tGGTGGTTCTATTGTGATAGTATCATCTATTGCTGGATATGTTTCAAGTGAT GCTATTCCAGCTTATGCAGTAACCAAAACAGCATTACTGGGTCTGGTGAAAGGATTAGTAGGAAGCTTGGCACCAAAGAATATCCGAGTGAATGGCATAGCACCAGGTCTAATCGATACTAAATTTAGTGCTGCT TTGACAGGTAACCCAGAAATGTTAAAGATGGCTTTACCAGCAATTCCTTTACACAG GCCAGGAATACCAGTAGAATGTAGTGGAATAGTTTCCTTTTTGTCATCAGAAGATGCATCTTATATAACTGGAGAAAATATCGTAATATCAGGTGGCATGCCATCACGGTTGTAG